The Ananas comosus cultivar F153 linkage group 20, ASM154086v1, whole genome shotgun sequence region atctaactaaatttgatcatattttagacatacaatcaaaataaaaaatttaattacttctacaattgaatatatttggagtTGGATTTAGAACTCGGGAGAGGAAAGGATAGAGAAGAGGGTAACTCTAACACATTAATTTTCACTCGTCTTTTTTTACCTCACCGAAATTAACTCCTTTCCATGGGAGGAGGAAgttaatttcattattttgggTGAACTAGACTTTCGGGCATAATAAAGTTACGGTGAATTAAACAACGGAAGTGGTCtgattttattgaaaattacttttttctttccACTTTTACCCCACTTTCGTGCAAACAAATAGGCCCTAATTGGACGGTGTCGAACGCACGGGTGGTACACACTTGCTGCACGAATCTGCAGGAGACCGTAGtaggtttttgtttttttaattattagtctgtaagatatttttattttaaattaaataattcataaatggtaaaaatttataaaatttattttaacgaCAGATTATTTTGATTCCACCCTCccatcttttaaaattttaattctactatttaattttttaatttatttaactagtccaaaaaattttggacttcgaattttaaatatattattttgtataattCATGTAATTTTACATGAATATacattcattaaaataaataatcagtCTAAATTTTGagcaattcaaattaaataaattgaaatgttggataATAAAATAGAAGGTTTGAAAGATCCGAGAGTTGAAACAAAATTGTGcagagttcaaaaaaaaaaaaagtttatttttatctttgtataattatatagtatactattatttttttcatttgttttttttttctctcaaaaaaaaatgaaaatgtcgTTTTTATGGCTAAACAAATGATATTTAGTAATTCGATTttcgaaatatatattttttttacgtttttATTCACATGGAGCAATATTGTAGGTACACTTCTATATTTGTCTtctcaattgtttttttttttaagtaaaaaattattttaatgtcTCGAACCCTACGATGAACGGGTGGTTGAATTTATACCAATATGTTGGTTTACACGTAACATATTTTCTAGGGAAAATTTTCTGTGTGTCCCTCCTAAAACACATTTTATATATGcccctataaaaattaaaatatcccAAATACTCCTCTAAATAcaacaaatttttaaaactatccTTTAAAATCTAAATGTTCCAACTCTTAAGTTATGACTTTTATAAATAccctttgaaattttttatgaaagATAACAGAGTCATCTTCGTGCTGAGTCCACTACAACACATAGATAAGTAATAATTCTTGCATTCGGTCATAGGATTACTTGTTCGTGTCCCACAAATTATTGGCACACCATTGAAATTTCACCTGCCTTTGAACTTGCATTTGTGAAAGAGACGCACGCAGCAGCATCTGGGAACATCACCATTGATCCCTTCAACACCATACAAAAACCCAAAACACCAAGACCATTTCCAAAATATGCACCTCCTAATTGCCCATTCTCCCTGATTGATCTCTTACGAGCTCTGTTCTCTCATCCTTCTCATGCCACCTTTACCAATTTTTCCAACCAGAATCATTGTGCCGAAAATGCATTTCGAAACTAGGTTGTTCATTATCTATTCACTGAGAGCAAAGATGATCAAGATTATTCGATTACAGAAGGTCTAAGTAACTTTATTTTCACTCGATCGCAAGTTCACTACCACTCGCAGCGCCACTGATTGGACCACAATGCACTAATTATGCAATACTTCAAAATCCATTTCCGAGTCTCTCGCTGCTCTCCTTAACCATCTTTCTTCATCATGTCTCTCTACTGATTTTCTCAACTAGAATGCCTGAGAACCAGAGAAGAACATTCTGAAACTAAGCAGCAGCTCATTGTTTGTAGCCGCAATCTCAGTTGCCCGGTAATGGTAAGCAGGGAATCCGCATCTCTTCCACATCTCATATGACCGAAAAGAAGCACATCTTGGAGTAGCCACCCACTATGTCTCTCTTCTTAGAGCTCTGTCTCTCTCATTGACGACTTTTGCTGTACTCGCTGAGACCCCTGAGGGTAATCCGAGTGCATGCGCGAAAATTCTCTTAGCAGCTCCGATCTGTTCTTTCTGCATATTCTCAGCTCCCACTGCTCTTCCATTGCTTTCATTTCTGATCGAATTGCTCTTAGACTTAGAGCTCTTAGGTGTGTCGCCGCTTCCCTTCTCTAAGGAGCCAGCACCGTTGCGAGAAGTGCTTCCGCTTGAAGGCTTATGGCTTAACTTGATATCCCGTGAACTCGACTTTCCACTCGGAGAAGCACTCTTTTCATTGCCATCTCCCGCTATGTTCTCTTCAAATTTTGTCGACGAGAACTTCTCATCAGGAGAAGGAATTCTCTGGCCAAGTGCATGCGCGATCATCCTTCTAGCGACTACTGGAACTTTTCGAGTCTTTGGGACAATGCCATCGTCCTTCTCTTCACTGTCGTGAAGAGCAAAGATCCGATTGCGAGCTTCTCGATAAGCAGTTTCTCTCTCCTCCAGTCGTGTTGAGAGCGATAGCGACTGCATCGGCTTAACTACTAGAAGAACAAAAAGTAAACGAGAAAATACTAATTAGACTGAAGCCAGCCAAAAcatctctcatatatatatatatatatatgattaaggctagaatactattaatagtactaagttattggttctattaggttttcggtctttggatgaagggatgtacagttaggatgatagtgatcctctaaggttgagtgagtagttggttgaatattatgatttaattgatgaaaatggtcaaaagaatAGATCCAACAGCAAAAATTCGAGAACACCAAGCGTTTAATATtgttgatagtatagtagccggactcatactTGCTTACAAATATAACCTCTGTATTTACACTTGTTTTAATACAAACCCAGCATTTTCAAGGAGTGTATACAAAAAGTTCAGATTCAACGGGGCCCAAAATAATATTACAGATGACTTTTAGCATCAAATAAATCAGAAACAATTTGAATGTTGAAACTCACGAACTTTATATAGGGAGAAAAAGCAAAATAGTTACCGAAATCATCTTCTCGCCTTAACACCTGAAGAGATGATGTGGGAGATTCACAGTCATCGTACTGCCATAATATATCGCTAACGAGGACCGACGGACTGCAccccaataaaaataataataataataaagtttgataagataaaagtaaaataatataaaaaaactaGGGAATCTAATAG contains the following coding sequences:
- the LOC109725349 gene encoding R3H domain-containing protein 2-like, producing MAMTQFAMVEELASLIKDNLYSKHLILSTEEALINFLRDDASVEGILELNPTSPYHRLLLHRLADIYGFAHESVGEGDDRHLVLQRCPETAIPSVLVSDILWQYDDCESPTSSLQVLRREDDFVVKPMQSLSLSTRLEERETAYREARNRIFALHDSEEKDDGIVPKTRKVPVVARRMIAHALGQRIPSPDEKFSSTKFEENIAGDGNEKSASPSGKSSSRDIKLSHKPSSGSTSRNGAGSLEKGSGDTPKSSKSKSNSIRNESNGRAVGAENMQKEQIGAAKRIFAHALGLPSGVSASTAKVVNERDRALRRET